GGCCACGAGTCGCCTGGTGCCCGCCATCTTCGAGACGCACCAGCGCGCCGACGGGTCCATTGCAATCCCCGAGCCGCTGCGGGGTTACGTGGGGGGGGAGGTCATCGGCGGGAAGTAGACGCCCCCGGGCCGTCAATCACAATGTAGGGCGGGGACTTCAGTTCCCGCCTTTTTCAATGGTAGCCCTTACCCTGGCCCTCGTAAATGTAGGGCGAGGATTCCTATCCCTGCCGCTTCCGCTTCTTGCGATGACGTAGGGGCCGACCTTCAGGTCGGCCCGTTTGTTTTAAGGTAGCCCTCACCCCCATCCCCGTCGGCGCGCCGCTCCCACGGGGAGAGGGAAATCGCGCCGACCCTCACCCCGGCCCTCGTAAATGTAGGGCGGGGATTTTAATCCCCGCCGCTTTAATAAGGCAGCCCTCACCCCCATCCCCGTCGGCGCGCCGCTCCCACGGGGAGAGGGGGCACTACCGGCTGACGACCAGCCGCCGGGTCAGCGACCCCGACTCGGTTACCAGGCGGTAGAGGTACACGCCGCTCGGGGCGGACGCGCAATCCCAGGTCGCCTCGTGGCGCCCGCCGGTCAGATTTTCGTTGACCGGCGTCGCCACCCGCCGCCCGGCTAAATCAAAGACCGTCAGCTCCACCGGCCCGGCCTCCGATAGGGTGAAGCTGAAGGTCGCCGCGTCCCGCGCCGGCGAGGGGTAAGGGAGCGACAGGTCCATCGCCGGCCCGTCGCCCAGGCGCTCCGCCTCCACCGGACCGACCCGCAATCTCCCCCCGTCCGCCCGGAGAATTTCCAGCCAGTACCGGCCGCCCTCGGACCTGTCCAGCCAATTCAACCGCCCCGAGCCGCGTAACGGCTGGTCGTTGAGAATCTCCGCCTCGCGGTAGAGCGTGTAGCCCGCGTCGCCCGGATCGGCCAGCCAAGTCAACAGAACGCCCTCGTCGGTCCCGCGGGCGGAGAAGGCGTACTCGTCAGCGGAGGAGTCGTCGGCGGACCCGGCGACCACGTCCAGGTCGCCGTCCGAGTATTGGTGCCAGGCGGCGATAAGGAGCCCCGAGTCGGCGGCGGCGATGACCGGCGCCCAGCCCTGCGCATCCTCATCGGAGAGCCGCGTCGGGCCGAACCAGGCGTCGTAGTCGGGGTTGTACTTGCTCACGTAGGCGTAGCGCCCCGAACCATCGTTCGCCCAGTAGACGCACCAGGCTCCGAGGCCGCCCTCGGCCAGGGACGGCGCGTGGGCGGCGATGTCCAGCGGTGTCACCCGCTCGGCCGCCGTCCAGCCCGAGCCGTCGTTACTCGCGACGAAGACCGCCGTGGTCTCGTCGGTCACCCCCTCGAAGGCGCACCACAGGATGCCCTCGGAGTCGCGGAAGAGGGTCGGGTTGGCCGCCCTGCCCCCGCCTCCGTCAATAGCTTCCGCCGCGCCCCAGCCGGAGCCGTCGTTGTGGCGGACGCGGATGGACACGCTCCCGTCGGCATCCCGGTACTGGCAGGCGAGGTACACCCCGTCGTCCCCGTCGCGGCAGAGGGCGGGCTTCCCGGCCTCGTCGCCGGAGACCGCCGCGGGCGGGGTCCAGCTCGTCCCGTTGTACCGGCTCCACCGAAGGTACGCCCCGTCGGAGCCCCAGCTCTGCCAGACTAGCCACAGCCGGTCCGAGGCGTCCGCCGCGAGCGCGGGGTAGAGGTCGTAGCCGTCGAGCAGACCGATTCTGGCCGGCGTGCCCCAGGCCCCGCCGTCGGCGGAGCTCGCGTACCACAGGTCGTAGTCGTAGGTGTCGCCGTCGAATTGGGTAAAGACGCAGTGGCAGCCGTCACCGGT
This is a stretch of genomic DNA from bacterium. It encodes these proteins:
- a CDS encoding T9SS type A sorting domain-containing protein; protein product: HYGFYARLGAGDSIGEGFLAWAQANIYPGMSADYKYWYYGLNILGDGTLCLHGGSRGPLADSHKQPAPPDGDFDDWHPVSTSAHSDIAPALLGTGDGAVCAWVSAEQGRSSIYTSLFDGDSWSAPRPLDYATYWEYQPALARTGDGCHCVFTQFDGDTYDYDLWYASSADGGAWGTPARIGLLDGYDLYPALAADASDRLWLVWQSWGSDGAYLRWSRYNGTSWTPPAAVSGDEAGKPALCRDGDDGVYLACQYRDADGSVSIRVRHNDGSGWGAAEAIDGGGGRAANPTLFRDSEGILWCAFEGVTDETTAVFVASNDGSGWTAAERVTPLDIAAHAPSLAEGGLGAWCVYWANDGSGRYAYVSKYNPDYDAWFGPTRLSDEDAQGWAPVIAAADSGLLIAAWHQYSDGDLDVVAGSADDSSADEYAFSARGTDEGVLLTWLADPGDAGYTLYREAEILNDQPLRGSGRLNWLDRSEGGRYWLEILRADGGRLRVGPVEAERLGDGPAMDLSLPYPSPARDAATFSFTLSEAGPVELTVFDLAGRRVATPVNENLTGGRHEATWDCASAPSGVYLYRLVTESGSLTRRLVVSR